From Bacteroides uniformis:
GTACATCCTGCAAATTCCTCGATTTGGTTCAATCTTGCGGCAAGGTTCTCCATGTCTTGGTTGAGCTTCTCTTTGGTTATCTTCGCGTATATCTGCGTTGTCTTTATACTCTTGTGTCCCAGCATGGAACTGACTGTTTCGATGGGTACACCGTTGGAGAGGAACACCGTCGTGGCTGCCGTATGGCGGCTCTGATGCCACGTGATATGCTTGGTGATGCCGCAACGCTTGGCGACGGCACGGATCCCGGCGAGGCACGTGTTGTAGTGGGGAACAGGGAAAATCCTGCCGTTTTCGCACAGCCCGCGGTATTTGTCGATGATTTGTTTCGCAATGTCAAGCAGGCGGATGTTAGACACCACGCCCGTCTTCTGGCGGTTGATGTTTATCCACTCGTGTTCATCGAAGTAGGTGCGGATGTTCTCTTCCGTCAAATTGCGCATATCGGCGAATGACAAGCCCGTGAAGGCGCAGAACAGGTAGAGGTCGCGGTATAGTTCCTGTTTGGCGTTCTTCAGTTTACCTTCCATCAGCAGGCGGATTTCGTCTTTGGTCAGGAAACTGCGTGTCGTTTCCTCCTTCTTGATTTCATACTCCCTGAACGGGTCGCGTGTGAGCCATTCGTTGTTGATGGCGATGAACACCATCGTCCGAAGTGGGCATACATACAGCCACACGGTATTGGTGCAGCAGTGTTTGTCCGTGCGCAGAAACATCTCGAAGTCGGAAATGAAAGCGGGGGTAAGCTCTTTCAACGCGATGTCCTTCACGTGGTAACGGATGTTGAGAAACTCTTGCAGGTGCTTGTAAACGGTCTTGTACTTCAAGAGTGTGCCTTTGGCTTTCATGCCTGCTTCCACCTGCTTGGCATAGTCCTCGTTGTGTTGCTGGAACACCTGCATCAGCGTGTGATAGCGGTGTTCCAGTCCGAGAAAGGCGTTCTTCACCTTCTCTGCCGTGACGAAGTTGTCACGCTCCATGATTTCCTGATAGTGCTTGTTGATGCGCACCCGCATCTTGTCAAGCATGCGGTTCGTTTCGAGTGCCGCCGTGCTTCTGCCCGTGACACGTCCCCCTTTGGTGTCCCACAACTTGGGATCGATGGTCAGTTTGCAACTGAATTGCGTCTGGCTGCCGTCCACCGTGATGCGTCCCATGACGGGAACCGTCCCGTCTTTTTTCACTACCTGACGTTTGAGGTAGTAAATAACTGAAAATGTACTCTTCATCGTCCTTAATTTTTTTTGTTCAAAATTAGTTGGTGAAGAGCCCTCCTCTGATACGCAAATCGCGGAAGAACGGCGCAATCTTTTTTTGTTACCGGATTTTTTGCGTGAGTTGTCAGTAACTCACTAATCCTTAAGGCCTTGTTTCGTTATTCGTGTCCATTTCGTCACCTATTGGGCGTGGTTACGAACAAGTAACGTAGCTCCGTCTTGATTTGGCTTCGGCGTGGATTGTAATGGCTCTCAGAATAATTGGCAGCGTTAATGAAACCCCTGTAAATCAAATCCATTACCATATTCTTCCGCATTTCACTTTTTTGTAGTAACTTTGCAGAAAACAATCTACAAGTAATGACCAGTTATATTTTCCTTGACACGCTTCGCTTCTTCGCCCATCACGGCGTGGGCGAACAAGAAACCGTGGTAGGCAATGAGTTTACCGTCAGCCTGCGCCTGCAAGTTGATATCCGGCGTGCGGCAGAAACGGACGACGTAGCCGACACCGTGAGCTATGCCGATGTACATACAGCTGTGAAGGCAGAGATGGACATTCCTTCCAAACTATTGGAACATGTATGCGGGCGAATTATAAACCGATTGTTCCACGACTTCCCACAGATAGAAGAAATAACCCTCAAGCTGGCAAAGCGCAATCCACCGATGGGCGCGGATATAGAGGCTGCAGGAGTGGAAATATGCCAACGCCGCGGAGAATGACAGATTGCCGAATCACCCCATTCACTATTGATACACAGACACTTCCCACTGCAAAGACACTGCATGCTTTTTGCAGTGGCGCTGCAAACGGTTTGCAGTAACACTGCACATATATTTGCAGTAGTACTGCAACAGCTTTGCAGTAACGCTGCAACAGATATGCAGTAGCACTGCAAAATGTATACAGAAGTTCTGCAGTGAGCATGCAGCAACTTTTCTGCCGTAGAATACAACCATTGATACCAATATTCCGTACCTTTGCCCCATCAGCAACAAAAAGTCAATGAGAAACGCTATACAACGACTGGCATTACTCCCCATCGTCACTTTCTTCCTGCTACCGGCCGCTTGCTATCAAATACAGCTCCGAGTTTCATTGGAGAAATGCCCTCTACCTGCCCACCCCTTACGACTTTACAAACCCATACAACTATGCAGACTTCAGAAGGAATGAACTATTGAAAATAAACCTCACAGAGTTCCGCTTCCCCTACCAATACCTCAACGACATAGAATGGGCAGATTCACCAACACCATTATTGTGCAACTCTATGACTTCAAACGGCAAGGGTGGGCTATCGCACCAGTGTGGGCTGTCCATGAACGAAGGGTAGCGATAGATTAAGAATGCCCAGTAGAACCGAGTTTCATCCTTATTTTTGCCGTTTCCGCTTCTTTGCCGATTCCACCGCTTCGGCCACCACCGGCTTATTTGCAAACCGCTTGGTGTAGTTGCTGTAATCGGGAACAGTGCGTTCATACGTCGGGTCGACAAACAACGGGCTGGAAATGATATGGTCTGCCGTACTGCGGTTGCAGCAGAACACGATGTTCTCCACACCGGCAAGGCGGGTCAACGCCTTCACATCCGTATCGTGCGGCTGAAGGGTCATCGGGTCGGTGAAAAAGAAAAGATAGTCAATCTCTCCGTCCACAATGCGCGAGCCCATCTGCTGGTCACCGCCCAAAGGACCGGATTTAAGGATAGTGAAATCCCACTCCACATCAGGATGTTTCTCCCGGAGGGCTTCGAGGATAAGGGTACCCGTGGTGCCCGTACAATAGAATTTATGCCCCATCAGCAATTCCGAGTTCCACAGTACCCACTCGATGAGGTCTTTCTTCATGGCGTCGTGTGCCACTAATCCGATTTTTCTAACTAGTTTTTCCATAATTCAAAACCTTTAATAGATTGAACAATTATAAAAGGCAACAGTTCCTACAATTGGGAAAAGAATTTCTTTCCATGCAGATAAAACTGCGCCAATATACTGTTTTTTGTCCGTTCCGGTATTACGGCAAGCGTAGTTTTTTTCAGATTCTCTTTGCGGGACGCTGCTAATGAAGTGCGGAGGGAGTGGTAGGCACGGCGCGCACGGAATACGGCCAAAGCATTGGGTAACTGGCCTTTCAGCATGAAACTGAACGCAGCCACATAATCGAGCACCGCACGTACACGCATCACGGACGCCAAGTCCTCCTGCGGCAGATTCTTATAAAGCATGACAAGGTTATTACGAAAATTGAGGAAGGTCTTGCGCGGATTCTCCTTCTTCAAAGTGGCCCCTCCCACATGAAATACCACACTCTGCGGTATACATGCCAACTGTCTGCCACGGGCACGAAGCCGCCAACATAAATCTATCTCCTCCATGTGGGCAAAAAAACGTCCGTCCAGCCCACCCGCTTCCCGGTAGTCTGCCAGACGGATGAACAGAGCCGCCCCCGTAGCCCAGAAAATGGGTATCACCGTGTCGTATTGCCCCTTGTCCTCTTCTACCACGCCCATAATACGGCCGCGGCAGAAGGGATAGCCATAGCGGTCGATGAAACCTCCCGCAGCTCCGGCATACTCAAACTGCCCCTTGTTACGCCAACTGCGTATCTTCGGCTGGCAAGCGGCCGTCTCCGGATAGGCATCCATATACTCTGCCAACGGGACAAGCCAGTGCTCGGTGACCTCTACATCGGAATTGAGCAGCACTACATATTCTGCCTCCACTTGCTTCAATGCTAGATTGTATCCGTCGGCAAAACCGTGGTTCTCTTCCAGCAGAATCAAGTGCACAGAAGGAAACTCGCGACGGAGCATTGCCACAGAAGCATCCGTAGAGCCATTGTCCGCCACATACACCACAGCACCATCCGCCTCCGAAAAACGCACAACAGAGGGAAGGAAGGAACGGAGCATATCACATCCGTTCCAATTCAATATGACAACAGCAATCTTATCCATGTTGCACAGCTTCTTTTCGTTTCTTTTTCCAGCGTTTATGAGACCAGAACCAATAAGCCGGTTCGCGCCGGATGGTCTGCTCCAGACGACGGGCGAAGCACTCGGTTATCTCGCCATCCGCCGTCTGCTTGGGAGTTTCGGTAACCAAGTCGAAGAGCACTTTGCAATATCCTCTGGATGTCCGTTCCAATTCACAATAAAAGACGGGGAAGTCCATCAGCTTGGCAATGCGCTCGGCGCCATCCATGAACACGGTGTCCTGATTCAAGAAAGTGGTCCAATAATGGGCCTCGCTGCGGTTGGGCGACTGGTCCGTAATCAGGCCGATGGCTATCCGCCTGCCTTCACGGCGAAGCTTTATCACTTCGCGTGCCGTGGAATGTTTCGCCACATTGTATCCTCCGAACCGGGCACGGATATGCTTAAACATCTCGTCCAGATACTTATTGCTTAGCGGTTTGTACACCTGCACCGGGATGTCGCCCGGATGCATGATGGCCCCCATGCCTATAATCCACTCAAAATTGGCATAATGGGGAATCAACAGTACAATGCCTCCATGCTTCTCTATCATGGCAAGGTATTCTTCCTTATTATCATACTTCATCCGGCGGCAGAGCTCCTCGAAAGACATGCGCAGCATCTTCACCTCTTCCAGCATATAGTCGCAGATATAATGGTAGAACTTGCGCTCTATCTCCATCAATTCGGTTTCCGACTTCTCCGGAAAGGAATTGCGAAGGTTGCGGCGAACGACTTTCTTCCGATAATGCACGACGTGGCGCATCAGAAAGTACAGCCCGTCGGACAACGCATAAAGCGCCCGGAAAGGCAGAAGTGCCACAAGCCACATGCCCGCATAAGTCAGCCAATAGACAATTTTTGATTTCACTTCGTCAGTTATGAGTTATAAGTTATGAGTTATTTGTTGCAAAGGCGGCATTCCTCATTCCATTACTCCCAAGAGTGCGGTGCCGTCGGCATTGAAATCGCCCAGGCGCACAGACACGAGCTGGTTGTCCAAGGCAGCATCATGAGGGACTTCCACACGGATATAATTGGGAGTGAAGCCGTGCATCGGCAGTCCGGGTTTGGGACGTTCCAGCAACACCGGCATCGTCTGCCCGATATGGCGCGCATAAAAAGCACGGGTCTTTTCGTCCGAAAGCTCCAGCAATTGCTGGCTCCTGCGGTGCTTTTCTTCGGGTGCCACCACGTGGTCTATCTTCAAGGCTTGCGTGCCGGGACGCTCCGAATAGCTGAAGACATGGAGCTGCGTCACGTCCAGGCTCTTGATAAACTCATAAGCCTGCCCGAAATACTCCTCCGTCTCTCCACGGGTACCCACAATCACGTCTACCCCTATAAAGGAATCGGGCATCACTTCCTTTATCTTCTTTATCTTCGAGGCAAACAAGGCGGTATCGTAACGGCGTCGCATCAGCTTCAGCACCTCGTCACTGCCCGACTGCAGCGGTATATGGAAATGAGGCATGAAACGCCGGGAACGGGACACGTATTCTATGATTTCATCTGTCAGCAGATTCGGCTCGATGGAGGATATGCGGTAACGCTCAATGCCTTCCACCTCGTCCAGCGCCTTCACCAAGTCGAAGAAAGTCTCACCGGTAGACTTGCCGAAGTCTCCGATATTGACGCCGGTCAATACAATTTCCTTTCCACCTTCGGCAGCCGCCTGGCTGGCCTGCTCCACCATAGAAGCAATGCTGCCGTTACGGCTACGTCCGCGGGCAAAGGGAATGGTGCAATAGGAACAATAATAATCGCAGCCGTCCTGCACTTTCAGGAAGAAGCGTGTCCGGTCGCCACGCGAACAAGACGGGGCAAACGAACGTATATCCTTCAAAGCGGAAGTGTAGGCCTCGCCGGTCTCGTGCTTCTGCAGATTGCCCAGGTAGTGGAGCAGGTCCTTCTTCTGCTCGGCTCCCAGCACGACGTCCACACCTTCTATCTT
This genomic window contains:
- the mtaB gene encoding tRNA (N(6)-L-threonylcarbamoyladenosine(37)-C(2))-methylthiotransferase MtaB, whose protein sequence is MIDTNIFQDKTAVYYTLGCKLNFSETSTIGKILREAGVRTARKGEKADICVVNTCSVTEVADKKCRQAIHKLVKQHPGAFVVVTGCYAQLKPETVAKIEGVDVVLGAEQKKDLLHYLGNLQKHETGEAYTSALKDIRSFAPSCSRGDRTRFFLKVQDGCDYYCSYCTIPFARGRSRNGSIASMVEQASQAAAEGGKEIVLTGVNIGDFGKSTGETFFDLVKALDEVEGIERYRISSIEPNLLTDEIIEYVSRSRRFMPHFHIPLQSGSDEVLKLMRRRYDTALFASKIKKIKEVMPDSFIGVDVIVGTRGETEEYFGQAYEFIKSLDVTQLHVFSYSERPGTQALKIDHVVAPEEKHRRSQQLLELSDEKTRAFYARHIGQTMPVLLERPKPGLPMHGFTPNYIRVEVPHDAALDNQLVSVRLGDFNADGTALLGVME
- the folB gene encoding dihydroneopterin aldolase, whose product is MTSYIFLDTLRFFAHHGVGEQETVVGNEFTVSLRLQVDIRRAAETDDVADTVSYADVHTAVKAEMDIPSKLLEHVCGRIINRLFHDFPQIEEITLKLAKRNPPMGADIEAAGVEICQRRGE
- a CDS encoding lysophospholipid acyltransferase family protein, with the protein product MKSKIVYWLTYAGMWLVALLPFRALYALSDGLYFLMRHVVHYRKKVVRRNLRNSFPEKSETELMEIERKFYHYICDYMLEEVKMLRMSFEELCRRMKYDNKEEYLAMIEKHGGIVLLIPHYANFEWIIGMGAIMHPGDIPVQVYKPLSNKYLDEMFKHIRARFGGYNVAKHSTAREVIKLRREGRRIAIGLITDQSPNRSEAHYWTTFLNQDTVFMDGAERIAKLMDFPVFYCELERTSRGYCKVLFDLVTETPKQTADGEITECFARRLEQTIRREPAYWFWSHKRWKKKRKEAVQHG
- a CDS encoding methylglyoxal synthase, with the protein product MEKLVRKIGLVAHDAMKKDLIEWVLWNSELLMGHKFYCTGTTGTLILEALREKHPDVEWDFTILKSGPLGGDQQMGSRIVDGEIDYLFFFTDPMTLQPHDTDVKALTRLAGVENIVFCCNRSTADHIISSPLFVDPTYERTVPDYSNYTKRFANKPVVAEAVESAKKRKRQK
- a CDS encoding site-specific integrase translates to MKSTFSVIYYLKRQVVKKDGTVPVMGRITVDGSQTQFSCKLTIDPKLWDTKGGRVTGRSTAALETNRMLDKMRVRINKHYQEIMERDNFVTAEKVKNAFLGLEHRYHTLMQVFQQHNEDYAKQVEAGMKAKGTLLKYKTVYKHLQEFLNIRYHVKDIALKELTPAFISDFEMFLRTDKHCCTNTVWLYVCPLRTMVFIAINNEWLTRDPFREYEIKKEETTRSFLTKDEIRLLMEGKLKNAKQELYRDLYLFCAFTGLSFADMRNLTEENIRTYFDEHEWININRQKTGVVSNIRLLDIAKQIIDKYRGLCENGRIFPVPHYNTCLAGIRAVAKRCGITKHITWHQSRHTAATTVFLSNGVPIETVSSMLGHKSIKTTQIYAKITKEKLNQDMENLAARLNQIEEFAGCTI
- a CDS encoding glycosyltransferase family 2 protein, with protein sequence MDKIAVVILNWNGCDMLRSFLPSVVRFSEADGAVVYVADNGSTDASVAMLRREFPSVHLILLEENHGFADGYNLALKQVEAEYVVLLNSDVEVTEHWLVPLAEYMDAYPETAACQPKIRSWRNKGQFEYAGAAGGFIDRYGYPFCRGRIMGVVEEDKGQYDTVIPIFWATGAALFIRLADYREAGGLDGRFFAHMEEIDLCWRLRARGRQLACIPQSVVFHVGGATLKKENPRKTFLNFRNNLVMLYKNLPQEDLASVMRVRAVLDYVAAFSFMLKGQLPNALAVFRARRAYHSLRTSLAASRKENLKKTTLAVIPERTKNSILAQFYLHGKKFFSQL